A portion of the Pyxidicoccus xibeiensis genome contains these proteins:
- a CDS encoding CheR family methyltransferase: MSGELDPRLLTRAREVVAAITGFREDAIATEAMERVVRAELTRGRSPGDLLGELLHPVSHLSGMLVRAILVGETYFFRQPEHFRFIAQEGVPAALRRGALALRGWSAGCATGEEAYSLAACLQASLPHGFPVEVLGTDLHEASLETARKASYGTWSRRESAPKLFPLYVESGERQVTILPVVRRVTTFAQANLLAPLPERFGRFDFILCRNVLTYFNPAARDAAITLLSRTLNPGGLLFLGAVEVDRVPAGMVREGTPELQAFRLLAPGEAAPSTPSSRARAAESSARAAAQARRAAPAPRPAPVRAAAAAPPSASCPSSSPPTVSRRAPAAPWRCWTRGRT, encoded by the coding sequence ATGAGCGGAGAGCTCGACCCGCGGCTGCTCACCCGCGCGCGGGAGGTGGTGGCCGCCATCACCGGCTTTCGCGAGGACGCCATCGCCACCGAGGCGATGGAGCGCGTCGTGCGCGCGGAGCTGACGCGCGGCCGCTCCCCGGGAGACCTCCTGGGAGAGCTGCTGCACCCGGTGTCGCATCTGTCCGGAATGCTGGTGCGAGCCATCCTGGTGGGGGAGACGTACTTCTTCCGCCAGCCGGAGCACTTCCGCTTCATCGCCCAGGAGGGCGTGCCCGCGGCGCTGCGCCGGGGCGCGCTGGCGCTGCGCGGCTGGAGCGCCGGCTGCGCCACGGGCGAGGAGGCCTACTCGCTGGCCGCGTGCCTGCAGGCGTCGCTCCCCCACGGCTTCCCCGTGGAAGTCCTCGGCACGGACCTGCACGAGGCCAGCCTGGAGACGGCGCGCAAGGCCTCCTACGGCACCTGGTCCCGCCGCGAGTCCGCGCCGAAGCTCTTCCCGCTGTACGTGGAGAGCGGGGAGCGGCAGGTCACCATCCTCCCCGTCGTCCGTCGTGTCACCACCTTCGCCCAGGCCAACCTGCTGGCGCCCCTCCCGGAGCGGTTCGGCCGCTTCGACTTCATCCTCTGCCGCAACGTGCTCACCTATTTCAATCCGGCCGCGCGTGACGCGGCCATCACCCTGCTGTCGCGCACGCTCAACCCGGGCGGGCTGCTCTTCCTGGGCGCCGTCGAGGTGGACCGCGTCCCCGCCGGCATGGTGCGCGAGGGCACTCCCGAGCTGCAGGCGTTCCGCCTGCTGGCCCCTGGCGAGGCCGCCCCGTCCACCCCGTCTTCTCGTGCCCGCGCCGCCGAAAGCAGCGCCCGGGCCGCCGCGCAGGCCCGGCGTGCGGCGCCGGCGCCCAGGCCCGCGCCGGTCCGCGCCGCCGCCGCCGCGCCGCCTTCGGCGAGCTGTCCTTCCTCAAGCCCTCCTACCGTCAGCCGCAGGGCGCCCGCCGCACCGTGGCGCTGCTGGACGCGGGGCCGGACCA